From the Amycolatopsis thermoflava N1165 genome, one window contains:
- a CDS encoding helix-turn-helix domain-containing protein, whose protein sequence is MATGQARRLWLSLPAELARRFRPHADRLATKILDEIQHAVPEYAKPLEGQFGEVIVRAIEQAVLSCLDSIEDTRSTPDRWGKLFHEVGKRVYHDGGSLNSLQAAYRAGGQAAWRYVSSFGQSMRLPVPMLCVSAEAIFAYVDEISSYSVEGYTLAQARATGTLERRRRRLLELILATPPSSPAAVASMAKAAQWTLPEWVTVVALEPLTEEQFAPTLGDDVLLDLEGAEPCLITPDPSRDLPEMPHWRAAVGPRVRISDAATSLHCARRTLELARGGVIPEAQVVHAADHLTALWLLQERFLLDELSARVLAPFASLTAKQQLRLAETLLAWLKCNGSTLEIARLLDIHPQTVRYRVAQLTELFGARLGDPQERLKMQITLEAHHLLGTKPE, encoded by the coding sequence ATGGCGACCGGTCAGGCACGGCGACTGTGGCTCTCGCTGCCCGCGGAGCTCGCCCGGCGGTTCCGCCCGCACGCGGACCGGCTGGCGACGAAGATCCTCGACGAGATCCAGCACGCGGTGCCCGAGTACGCGAAGCCGCTGGAGGGGCAGTTCGGCGAGGTGATCGTGCGGGCGATCGAACAGGCGGTGCTGAGTTGCCTGGACAGCATCGAGGACACACGGTCCACACCGGACCGTTGGGGCAAGTTGTTCCACGAGGTGGGCAAGCGCGTGTACCACGACGGCGGGAGCCTGAACTCGTTGCAGGCGGCGTACCGCGCGGGTGGCCAGGCGGCTTGGCGGTACGTGTCGAGCTTCGGCCAGTCGATGCGGTTGCCGGTGCCGATGCTGTGCGTGAGCGCGGAGGCGATTTTCGCGTACGTGGACGAGATCTCGTCGTACTCCGTGGAGGGTTACACGCTGGCCCAGGCGCGCGCGACGGGCACGCTGGAACGGCGGCGACGCCGGCTGCTGGAGCTGATCCTGGCCACGCCACCATCATCGCCCGCGGCGGTCGCGTCGATGGCGAAGGCAGCGCAGTGGACGTTGCCCGAGTGGGTCACCGTGGTCGCGCTGGAGCCGCTGACGGAGGAGCAGTTCGCCCCCACCCTCGGCGACGACGTGTTGCTGGACCTGGAAGGTGCCGAGCCGTGCCTGATCACCCCGGACCCGTCCCGGGATCTGCCGGAGATGCCCCACTGGCGGGCGGCTGTGGGCCCCCGGGTGCGGATCTCGGACGCCGCAACGTCCCTCCACTGTGCGAGGCGCACGCTGGAACTGGCGCGCGGTGGCGTGATCCCGGAAGCACAGGTGGTGCACGCGGCGGACCACCTGACGGCGCTGTGGTTGCTGCAGGAACGCTTCCTGCTGGACGAGTTGTCGGCCCGGGTGCTGGCCCCGTTCGCGTCCCTGACGGCTAAGCAGCAGCTACGGCTGGCCGAGACGCTCCTGGCGTGGCTCAAGTGCAACGGAAGCACGCTGGAAATCGCGCGGTTGCTGGACATCCACCCGCAAACGGTGCGCTACCGGGTGGCACAGCTGACGGAGCTGTTCGGGGCCCGCCTGGGAGACCCCCAGGAGCGGCTGAAGATGCAAATCACGCTGGAAGCGCACCACTTGCTCGGCACGAAGCCGGAGTAG
- a CDS encoding MMPL family transporter: MAGLASRCFRHAPWVIALWLLALAGLVLAAQHAGAAYRDTVALPAADSTSAAELLPKGDTERVVITTTGTIDAARDQIEPLLRKLSDLDHVSQVVSLYAAPELVSADRRTAVIVVSFDAPADQLGPELAGELVETARTDNLTVGVSGQLAAMTVGAPNLGNAGIGLIAAAIVLLITFGSLTCVVLPVFTAAVSVGSALAVVVLLSHLLTVPKISTEIAALLGLGVGIDYALFVLTRYRQGLREGLPPGAALERAADTSGRSVVFAGVTVCLSLAGMFTVGMAFLNGIAITSAVSVGLTMLAALTLLPALLRFTGMRKLPRHSAPGRGWAGLARSVTRRPAPYAIGAVLVIVVLAAPALGLRLGVPGTGHDPPGSPTKVADTLLAEGFGPGANGQLVLVAERPDPVAADALREIVATRADVSPGPVPTVTPHTGPDDPATAELVGWLREVAGPGWHVGGAVAVQTDFSAAVTSRLPLFLAAVVAISVLLLAMVFRSVLIPLTAAVMNLLTAGATIGVVVAVFGGPIEPYLPVFLFAGLFGLSMDYEVFLISRIQEEWRRTGRTCTAIVDGLVSTGRTITAVALIMALVFAAFAFVDSRVVREAGVGLTVAVLLDAVVIRCLLVPAVMVRLGAANWWPSRRREHPAAPIPDARDKAGWIH; the protein is encoded by the coding sequence ATGGCAGGACTCGCGTCACGGTGCTTCCGGCATGCGCCCTGGGTGATCGCGTTGTGGTTGCTCGCCCTCGCCGGTCTCGTGCTCGCCGCGCAACACGCCGGCGCCGCGTACCGGGACACGGTCGCGTTGCCTGCCGCGGACAGCACGAGCGCCGCAGAGCTGTTGCCCAAGGGCGACACCGAACGCGTGGTCATCACCACCACCGGCACGATCGACGCGGCCAGGGACCAGATCGAACCGCTGCTCCGCAAATTGTCCGATTTGGACCACGTCAGCCAAGTGGTTTCGCTGTACGCCGCGCCGGAACTGGTGTCGGCCGACCGGCGAACCGCGGTGATCGTCGTCAGCTTCGACGCCCCCGCCGACCAGCTCGGCCCCGAACTGGCCGGGGAACTCGTCGAAACCGCGCGAACGGACAACCTGACCGTCGGCGTCTCGGGGCAGCTTGCGGCGATGACGGTCGGCGCGCCCAACCTCGGCAACGCCGGCATCGGCCTGATCGCGGCCGCGATCGTTCTGCTGATCACGTTCGGCTCGCTCACCTGCGTGGTGCTGCCGGTGTTCACCGCGGCGGTGTCGGTCGGGTCCGCGCTGGCCGTGGTCGTGCTGCTGTCGCACCTGCTGACCGTGCCGAAGATCAGCACCGAGATCGCCGCGCTGCTCGGCCTCGGCGTCGGTATTGACTATGCGTTGTTCGTGCTCACCCGCTACCGGCAGGGGCTGCGCGAAGGCCTGCCACCGGGTGCGGCGCTGGAACGCGCGGCCGACACCTCGGGCCGCAGCGTGGTGTTCGCCGGGGTCACGGTGTGCCTGTCGCTGGCCGGGATGTTCACCGTCGGCATGGCGTTCCTGAACGGCATCGCCATCACCTCCGCGGTGTCGGTAGGCCTCACCATGCTCGCGGCGCTCACGCTGCTCCCGGCGCTGCTGCGGTTCACCGGCATGCGGAAGCTGCCCCGGCATTCCGCGCCCGGCCGCGGCTGGGCCGGGCTGGCGCGCTCGGTCACCCGGCGGCCTGCGCCCTACGCGATCGGCGCGGTGCTGGTCATCGTGGTGCTGGCGGCGCCGGCGCTGGGACTGCGGCTGGGCGTGCCCGGCACCGGCCACGATCCGCCCGGCAGCCCGACGAAGGTCGCCGACACGCTGCTCGCCGAGGGGTTCGGCCCTGGCGCGAACGGCCAGCTGGTCCTCGTTGCCGAGCGGCCCGATCCAGTGGCCGCCGATGCCCTGCGCGAGATCGTGGCCACCAGAGCGGACGTCTCGCCGGGACCGGTCCCGACCGTCACGCCTCACACCGGGCCGGACGATCCGGCCACCGCGGAACTCGTGGGATGGCTGCGGGAGGTTGCGGGCCCCGGCTGGCACGTCGGTGGCGCGGTCGCCGTGCAGACCGACTTCTCGGCCGCGGTGACCAGCCGCTTGCCGCTCTTCCTCGCCGCCGTCGTGGCGATTTCCGTGCTGCTGCTGGCAATGGTGTTCCGCAGCGTGCTGATCCCGCTGACCGCGGCGGTGATGAATTTGCTCACCGCGGGCGCGACGATCGGCGTGGTGGTGGCGGTGTTCGGCGGCCCGATCGAGCCGTACCTGCCGGTGTTCCTGTTCGCGGGCCTCTTCGGGCTGTCGATGGACTACGAGGTCTTCCTGATCTCCCGCATCCAGGAGGAGTGGCGCCGCACCGGCCGCACGTGCACCGCGATCGTCGACGGGCTCGTCTCGACCGGGCGCACCATCACCGCGGTCGCATTGATCATGGCGCTGGTGTTCGCGGCGTTCGCGTTCGTGGACAGCCGGGTCGTGCGTGAAGCCGGCGTCGGGCTGACCGTCGCGGTCCTGCTGGACGCGGTCGTGATCCGCTGCCTGCTCGTGCCCGCCGTCATGGTCCGGCTGGGCGCGGCGAACTGGTGGCCATCGCGCCGTCGTGAGCATCCGGCCGCGCCGATCCCTGACGCACGTGACAAAGCCGGGTGGATCCATTGA